One Amycolatopsis tolypomycina DNA segment encodes these proteins:
- a CDS encoding response regulator transcription factor, translating to MLLVEDDRELAGMLGELLADEGYETEAAHDGQRGLHLGLTGRYDVLVIDRRLPVLDGLELLRRLRARAVTTRVLVLSALGEVADRVAGLDAGADDYLVKPFEAEELLARLRALGRRDLEGAECLPLGTAALDLQRHEVVLPRGERITLSGREFELLRTLAQRPKAIHPRAALRTRVFADSTGESIVDTYVYYLRRKLGRDVVRTVHGLGYQIGAV from the coding sequence GTGCTGCTGGTCGAAGACGACCGGGAACTGGCGGGCATGCTGGGGGAGCTGCTCGCGGACGAGGGCTACGAAACGGAGGCGGCGCACGACGGCCAGCGCGGCCTGCACCTCGGGCTCACCGGGCGCTACGACGTGCTGGTGATCGACCGGCGCCTCCCGGTGCTCGACGGGCTCGAGCTGCTCCGGCGGCTGCGGGCCCGCGCGGTGACCACGCGGGTACTGGTGCTCTCGGCGCTGGGCGAGGTGGCCGACCGCGTGGCGGGCCTCGACGCCGGCGCGGACGACTACCTCGTCAAGCCGTTCGAGGCCGAGGAACTGCTGGCCCGGCTGCGCGCGCTGGGCCGCCGTGACCTCGAAGGCGCCGAGTGCCTGCCGCTCGGCACGGCGGCGCTCGACCTGCAGCGCCACGAGGTCGTGCTGCCGCGCGGCGAGCGGATCACGCTGTCCGGGCGGGAGTTCGAGCTGCTGCGGACACTGGCGCAGCGGCCCAAGGCGATCCACCCGCGGGCGGCGTTGCGCACGCGGGTGTTCGCCGACTCGACCGGTGAGTCCATAGTGGACACGTATGTGTACTACCTGCGGCGCAAGCTCGGCCGGGACGTGGTGCGGACCGTGCACGGCCTGGGGTACCAGATCGGCGCGGTATGA
- a CDS encoding amidohydrolase family protein has translation MDTLITAGRVLPRPSEPVHDGAVLVRDGVIVAAGPRADVVAQAAPDAVRHDFPTGTALAGLFNVHVHLAFDASREMPAHLSDAPLEGARSRLTAMLRSGVTTVRDLGDRGHLGAAVRRSFAGSVAPRLLVSGPPITVPGGHCHFFGGETASDGEIRALIDENAAAGADVIKVMASGGQITEGGADMWESQFDTRQLSLIVAHAASHGLPVAAHAHGADAIEAAVEAGVSTVEHCSFLTGPRSFDRREHVAKRMAADGISACSTSSRNWRTIVEKLGDDVAQAMYGRLPWLEEHGVRLLAGTDAGLPGSVFDDPVGALELYEWLGFPRRRILEIATEDSAAGLGLGEVAGRLEAGLAADVLVVEGDPLASLAALRNPLLVLAQGRPA, from the coding sequence GTGGACACCCTGATCACCGCCGGCCGGGTGCTGCCGCGGCCTTCGGAGCCGGTGCACGACGGTGCCGTGCTGGTGCGCGACGGCGTGATCGTCGCGGCGGGCCCGCGCGCGGACGTCGTCGCGCAGGCCGCACCGGACGCCGTCCGGCACGACTTCCCCACCGGGACCGCGCTGGCCGGGCTGTTCAACGTCCACGTGCACCTCGCCTTCGACGCGTCCCGCGAGATGCCGGCGCACCTGTCCGACGCTCCGCTGGAGGGCGCCCGCTCGCGGCTCACGGCGATGCTGCGCAGCGGCGTCACGACCGTGCGGGACCTCGGCGACCGCGGGCACCTCGGCGCGGCCGTCCGGCGCTCGTTCGCGGGTTCGGTCGCGCCGCGGCTGCTCGTGTCCGGACCACCGATCACCGTGCCGGGCGGGCACTGCCACTTTTTCGGTGGTGAAACGGCCTCCGACGGCGAAATCCGCGCTCTGATCGACGAAAACGCGGCCGCGGGCGCGGATGTCATCAAGGTGATGGCCAGCGGCGGCCAGATCACCGAAGGCGGCGCCGACATGTGGGAGTCGCAGTTCGACACGCGGCAGCTGTCGCTGATCGTCGCGCACGCGGCGTCGCACGGGTTGCCGGTGGCGGCCCACGCCCACGGCGCCGACGCGATCGAAGCGGCCGTCGAAGCCGGGGTGTCGACGGTCGAGCACTGCAGCTTCCTGACCGGCCCGCGCTCGTTCGACCGCCGGGAGCACGTGGCCAAGCGGATGGCCGCCGACGGCATCTCGGCGTGCTCGACGAGCAGCCGCAACTGGCGGACCATCGTCGAGAAGCTCGGCGACGACGTCGCGCAGGCGATGTACGGGCGGCTGCCGTGGCTGGAGGAGCACGGCGTCCGGCTGCTGGCCGGGACCGACGCGGGCCTGCCCGGCTCGGTGTTCGACGACCCGGTCGGCGCGCTGGAGCTGTACGAGTGGCTCGGCTTCCCGCGGCGCCGGATCCTGGAGATCGCGACCGAGGACAGCGCGGCCGGGCTGGGGCTGGGTGAGGTCGCCGGACGGCTCGAAGCCGGGCTCGCGGCGGACGTCCTGGTCGTCGAAGGTGACCCGCTCGCGTCACTGGCCGCGCTTCGCAATCCCCTGCTGGTGCTGGCCCAGGGCCGTCCCGCCTGA
- the hisS gene encoding histidine--tRNA ligase gives MPEYLPTAPYKGTRDFLPAEMSVRTQVFGHLYDVLERRGFLRYDGPILESAEIYERKSGQELADKQLYTLTDKGGRRLALRPEMTPSVARMIAGSAKSLSFPVRWYSHPNCHRYEAPQRGRVREHWQINADIFGSDSANCEIEIFELVHDMMAALGATPDMFVLRVNDRNLLTSALTDVAGVSQDHLSQVFALVDRWEKYPREKLAESAREIGLSDKQFAKLAETLDAGEALLDELPAAVLEQSNLVRVLRSSAGSLVKYEPMIVRGLAYYTSTVFEVFDTSPENRRALFGGGRYSDLASMFTPQQIPGIGFGMGDVTLIDFLDTHGLTPAPRSEVDVMVIPVTEDLSGEARSVAASLRAAGLRTSTPIEHRKLGKELTRADKAGAVAVVIVGQEDWAAGNVTVRSLATREQNPVAIADAPAAVRALLA, from the coding sequence GTGCCTGAATACCTGCCGACCGCGCCCTACAAGGGGACCCGGGACTTCCTGCCCGCCGAAATGTCCGTGCGTACCCAGGTGTTCGGTCATCTCTACGACGTCCTCGAGCGCCGCGGCTTCCTCCGCTACGACGGCCCGATCCTCGAGTCGGCCGAGATCTACGAGCGGAAGTCCGGCCAGGAGCTCGCGGACAAGCAGCTGTACACGCTGACCGACAAGGGCGGGCGGCGGCTGGCGCTGCGGCCGGAGATGACGCCGTCGGTGGCGCGGATGATCGCCGGGAGCGCGAAGTCGCTGTCGTTCCCGGTCCGCTGGTACAGCCACCCGAACTGCCACCGCTACGAGGCGCCGCAGCGCGGCCGCGTGCGCGAGCACTGGCAGATCAACGCGGACATCTTCGGTTCGGACAGCGCCAACTGCGAGATCGAGATCTTCGAGCTGGTGCACGACATGATGGCCGCGCTGGGCGCGACGCCGGACATGTTCGTGCTGCGCGTCAACGACCGCAACCTGCTGACGTCGGCGCTCACCGACGTCGCCGGGGTGTCGCAGGACCACCTGAGCCAGGTGTTCGCGCTGGTCGACCGCTGGGAGAAGTACCCGCGCGAGAAGCTGGCCGAGAGCGCCCGGGAGATCGGGCTCTCGGACAAGCAGTTCGCGAAGCTGGCCGAGACGCTCGACGCGGGCGAGGCGCTGCTCGACGAGCTGCCGGCGGCGGTGCTGGAGCAGTCGAACCTGGTGCGGGTGCTGCGGAGCAGCGCGGGCTCGCTGGTGAAGTACGAGCCGATGATCGTGCGCGGGCTGGCGTACTACACGTCGACGGTGTTCGAGGTCTTCGACACCTCGCCGGAGAACCGGCGCGCCCTCTTCGGCGGCGGCCGCTACAGCGACCTGGCGTCGATGTTCACGCCGCAGCAGATCCCGGGCATCGGGTTCGGCATGGGCGACGTCACGCTGATCGACTTCCTCGACACGCACGGCCTGACGCCGGCCCCGCGCAGCGAGGTCGACGTCATGGTGATCCCGGTGACCGAGGACCTCTCGGGCGAGGCTCGTTCGGTGGCGGCGTCGCTGCGCGCGGCCGGGCTGCGGACGTCGACGCCGATCGAGCACCGCAAGCTCGGCAAGGAGCTGACCCGCGCGGACAAGGCGGGCGCGGTCGCGGTGGTGATCGTCGGCCAGGAGGACTGGGCGGCGGGGAACGTGACGGTCCGCAGCCTGGCGACGCGGGAGCAGAACCCGGTCGCGATCGCCGACGCCCCGGCGGCGGTGCGGGCCCTGCTGGCGTAA
- a CDS encoding MAB_1171c family putative transporter translates to MSTLFSPVNLIAIVLFSAALAWRIYQVTRAPTVPNWAVTACVAGFAAAFLLQQPVVSDEVDALLGRGAARVANNALLACGLCALVIFFLGSALGPRRYRRVVIELIPLAAAITLMVVAMGLTRPELRGLPLGPSTIHDSGVAVFYLGAGLYLIYGLIACAAWIMRYLRVADRNLRIGLRLGAIGMASAAAGSICRALYIVVAWVFGPVVKILLLLGVPFVIAGGMLFLAGVTYPGVRARVSALRRRRQHRREHAALAPLWTVLVEAFPSIVLRTPPRRRGGVNRAHYRRVIEIRDGLVQLSPYLDTDFGAVVADDPAAAAAALKAALRRHADGEASDGRAKQVLPAGADDIESDVRPLLALSAALANGK, encoded by the coding sequence GTGAGCACGCTTTTCAGTCCCGTCAACCTGATCGCGATCGTGCTGTTCTCCGCCGCTTTGGCGTGGCGGATCTACCAGGTGACGCGCGCGCCGACCGTGCCGAACTGGGCCGTCACCGCGTGCGTGGCCGGGTTCGCGGCGGCGTTCCTGCTGCAGCAGCCGGTGGTCTCCGACGAAGTCGACGCGCTGCTGGGCCGGGGTGCCGCGCGGGTGGCGAACAACGCGCTGCTGGCGTGCGGCCTCTGCGCGCTGGTGATCTTCTTCCTCGGCTCGGCGCTCGGGCCGCGCCGGTACCGCCGGGTCGTCATCGAGCTGATCCCGCTGGCCGCGGCGATCACGCTGATGGTCGTCGCGATGGGCCTGACGCGGCCGGAGCTGCGCGGGCTGCCGCTGGGGCCGTCGACGATCCACGACAGCGGCGTCGCGGTGTTCTACCTCGGGGCCGGCCTGTACCTGATCTACGGTCTCATCGCCTGCGCGGCCTGGATCATGCGGTATCTGCGGGTGGCGGACCGGAACCTGCGGATCGGGTTGCGGCTGGGCGCGATCGGCATGGCCAGCGCGGCGGCCGGCAGCATCTGCCGCGCGCTGTACATCGTGGTGGCGTGGGTGTTCGGGCCGGTCGTGAAGATCCTGCTGCTGCTCGGCGTGCCGTTCGTGATCGCCGGCGGGATGCTGTTCCTCGCCGGCGTCACCTACCCGGGGGTGCGGGCGCGGGTTTCGGCCCTGCGGCGCCGTCGCCAGCACCGGCGCGAGCACGCGGCCCTCGCTCCCTTGTGGACGGTCCTGGTCGAGGCGTTCCCCAGCATCGTGCTGCGGACGCCGCCGCGACGGCGCGGGGGCGTCAACCGCGCCCACTACCGCCGGGTGATCGAGATCCGGGACGGCCTGGTGCAGCTGTCGCCGTACCTCGACACGGACTTCGGCGCGGTCGTCGCCGACGATCCCGCGGCCGCGGCGGCCGCGTTGAAGGCGGCGCTGCGGCGGCACGCGGACGGCGAGGCCAGCGACGGCCGCGCCAAACAGGTCCTGCCCGCCGGGGCGGACGACATCGAATCCGACGTCCGGCCGCTGCTCGCGCTGTCGGCCGCGCTGGCGAACGGGAAGTGA
- a CDS encoding sensor histidine kinase has protein sequence MSPDPEERALRRARWVITAQISVVVSLLVAVAGAIAYGIMLSGQHADADRLLARTIQLGPGATPPGCVWLFTPAAHAPAGPPPAGMPIPGLDALVPSPGDVHTERRAIDGMTYTFRVENRGGVVSQAFFEERYQIQDRASLVFGLGVAEVLALLAALGSGRVLARRAIRPLEDALRRQRTFVADASHELRAPLTRLHTRAQLLARRASGRDAAELGHLVRGTRELGEVVEDLLLSAQACGERPSLELVELGVLAEEAVAAEAVRASAGQVSMAVTRERRPYVVQGVPTALRRVLSALLDNALGHTPPGGSIEVWLGVPDERHVELRVRDTGVGFPAADADRIFERFARGSEGDGRRFGLGLALVREVVTGHGGTIAAAARPGAGATFTLRLLRADPS, from the coding sequence ATGAGCCCCGACCCCGAGGAACGGGCCCTGCGGCGGGCGCGGTGGGTGATCACCGCGCAGATCTCCGTCGTGGTGTCGCTGCTCGTGGCCGTCGCGGGCGCGATCGCGTACGGGATCATGCTGTCCGGCCAGCACGCGGACGCCGACCGGCTGCTGGCCAGGACGATCCAGCTCGGCCCCGGCGCGACCCCGCCCGGCTGCGTCTGGCTGTTCACGCCGGCCGCGCACGCGCCCGCGGGACCACCGCCGGCGGGGATGCCGATCCCGGGGCTGGATGCGCTCGTGCCGTCGCCCGGCGACGTCCACACCGAACGGCGGGCGATCGACGGGATGACGTACACGTTCCGGGTGGAGAACCGCGGCGGCGTGGTCTCGCAGGCGTTCTTCGAGGAGCGGTACCAGATCCAGGACCGCGCGTCGCTGGTGTTCGGGCTCGGCGTCGCGGAGGTGCTCGCGTTGCTGGCGGCGCTGGGGAGCGGGCGGGTGCTGGCCCGCCGCGCGATCCGGCCACTGGAGGACGCCCTGCGGCGGCAGCGGACGTTCGTCGCCGACGCGTCCCACGAGCTGCGCGCGCCGCTGACCCGGCTGCACACGCGCGCGCAGCTGCTGGCCCGGCGGGCGTCCGGCCGCGACGCGGCGGAACTCGGCCACCTGGTCCGCGGCACGCGCGAGCTCGGCGAGGTCGTCGAGGACCTGCTGCTGTCGGCGCAGGCGTGCGGCGAACGGCCGTCGCTGGAGCTGGTCGAGCTGGGCGTGCTGGCCGAGGAGGCGGTGGCGGCGGAAGCGGTGCGCGCGTCGGCGGGCCAGGTCAGCATGGCGGTGACCCGGGAGCGACGGCCGTACGTCGTCCAGGGCGTTCCGACGGCGTTGCGCCGGGTGCTGTCGGCGTTGCTGGACAACGCACTCGGCCACACGCCACCCGGCGGGTCGATCGAGGTCTGGCTCGGCGTCCCGGACGAGCGGCACGTGGAGCTCCGGGTCCGCGACACGGGAGTCGGCTTCCCGGCCGCCGACGCGGACCGCATCTTCGAGCGTTTCGCCCGCGGCTCCGAAGGCGACGGCCGCCGCTTCGGCCTCGGCCTGGCACTGGTCCGCGAAGTGGTGACAGGCCACGGCGGAACGATCGCGGCCGCGGCCCGCCCCGGAGCCGGCGCCACGTTCACCCTCCGCCTCCTCCGCGCCGACCCCTCGTGA
- a CDS encoding cation:proton antiporter: protein MSPSEAAPVFFLAVVVILVVVRLVCLAAVKLGQPPVVGEMIAGVLLGPSLFGLLLPGVQAALFPDDIRSLLYVGGQIGLVIYMFGAGYEFNLKSVVKSRKSVAAISSAGTLVPLALGVGVAVLGTSWADIGKAGVSPVTSAAFVGVALAITAFPMLARIITERGIAATRFGSLALACGALDDVLAWLLLAVVLGMHAGSAGPVALALGGGVLFAGLVFVVGRRLLAKAMASERMGVDQRVLVTAMTLFAAAWFTDVIGLYAVFGAFCVGIAFPRTPAADAVLAKIMPIGRIVFLPLFFTYSGLNTRFALLADPTLLAFAVLCVVVAIAGKLGASWGAARLAGEPPSIATRVGVLVNARGLMQLIALNIGLAAGIVSPALFTVLVLVALVTTIMTAPVLAWLDRRDARKGSTDVLLTAEPVPVTGKS from the coding sequence ATGAGCCCGTCCGAAGCGGCGCCCGTGTTCTTCCTCGCCGTCGTGGTGATCCTCGTGGTGGTCCGGCTGGTCTGCCTGGCCGCGGTCAAGCTCGGCCAGCCACCGGTGGTCGGGGAGATGATCGCCGGCGTCCTGCTCGGCCCGTCGCTGTTCGGGCTCCTGCTGCCCGGCGTGCAGGCGGCGCTGTTCCCCGACGACATCCGCTCGCTGCTCTACGTCGGCGGCCAGATCGGCCTGGTCATCTACATGTTCGGCGCCGGCTACGAGTTCAACCTGAAAAGCGTGGTGAAATCGCGGAAATCGGTCGCCGCGATCTCCTCGGCGGGAACGCTGGTGCCGCTGGCGCTCGGCGTCGGCGTCGCGGTGCTCGGCACGTCGTGGGCCGACATCGGCAAGGCCGGTGTTTCCCCGGTGACGTCGGCGGCGTTCGTCGGCGTGGCACTGGCGATCACGGCGTTCCCGATGCTGGCGCGGATCATCACCGAACGCGGCATCGCGGCCACGAGGTTCGGGTCGCTGGCACTGGCCTGCGGCGCGCTCGACGACGTCCTGGCGTGGCTGCTGCTGGCGGTCGTGCTGGGCATGCACGCCGGATCGGCCGGGCCCGTGGCGCTCGCGCTGGGCGGCGGTGTCCTGTTCGCCGGGCTGGTGTTCGTCGTCGGGCGGCGGTTGCTGGCGAAGGCGATGGCCAGCGAGCGCATGGGCGTCGACCAGCGGGTGCTCGTCACCGCGATGACGTTGTTCGCCGCCGCCTGGTTCACCGACGTGATCGGCCTGTACGCGGTGTTCGGCGCGTTCTGCGTGGGGATCGCGTTCCCCCGCACCCCCGCCGCCGACGCCGTACTCGCGAAGATCATGCCCATCGGCCGGATCGTGTTCCTGCCGCTGTTCTTCACCTACTCCGGCCTGAACACGCGGTTCGCACTGCTGGCCGACCCGACGCTGCTGGCGTTCGCGGTGCTGTGCGTGGTGGTCGCGATCGCCGGGAAACTGGGCGCCTCCTGGGGCGCGGCCCGGCTGGCGGGGGAGCCGCCGTCGATCGCGACGCGCGTCGGCGTGCTCGTCAACGCTCGTGGCCTGATGCAGCTGATCGCGCTCAACATCGGACTGGCCGCCGGGATCGTCTCGCCGGCGCTGTTCACGGTGCTGGTGCTGGTCGCGCTGGTCACCACGATCATGACCGCGCCCGTCCTCGCCTGGCTCGACCGGCGCGATGCCCGCAAGGGGAGCACCGACGTACTCCTGACGGCCGAACCCGTACCGGTGACCGGGAAAAGTTGA